The following are encoded in a window of Pseudalgibacter alginicilyticus genomic DNA:
- a CDS encoding tetratricopeptide repeat protein, protein MKRILYILLLITAVSFSQEKDKAELLALKKANDYVYEGNDLIGKEDFVLAEMAYRKAISEKPETIAGMYNLGNSYYEKGAYNEALFRLQQAAKTAISKAEKHKAFHNIGNILMKNKQCKEAVEAYKNALRNNPTDDETRYNLGLAKICAEEQKNQDDQNQDDQNQDQDKNQDSQEDNQDQDKKNDENKDQENEDNKDGEDKEDKKDKGDEEDENGKPEDKNKDQGKGDQEKEQPQPQQGQLSPQQINSLLEAMSNQEQKIQEKMNEEKQKGVIIKTDKDW, encoded by the coding sequence ATGAAAAGAATATTATACATACTATTATTAATAACCGCAGTTTCTTTTTCACAAGAAAAAGATAAGGCAGAGTTATTGGCTTTAAAAAAAGCTAATGATTATGTTTATGAAGGCAATGATTTGATAGGAAAAGAAGATTTTGTTTTGGCAGAAATGGCTTATAGAAAAGCTATTTCAGAAAAACCAGAGACCATTGCTGGGATGTATAATTTAGGTAATTCTTATTATGAAAAAGGGGCTTATAATGAGGCACTTTTCAGGTTGCAACAAGCTGCAAAAACGGCTATTTCTAAAGCAGAAAAGCATAAGGCTTTTCATAATATTGGTAATATTTTAATGAAAAATAAGCAATGTAAAGAAGCCGTTGAAGCTTATAAAAATGCCTTGAGAAATAATCCAACAGATGATGAAACACGCTATAATCTTGGTTTAGCTAAAATCTGTGCTGAAGAACAAAAAAATCAAGACGATCAAAACCAAGATGATCAAAATCAAGACCAAGACAAAAACCAAGACAGCCAAGAAGATAATCAAGACCAAGACAAGAAGAACGACGAAAATAAAGATCAAGAAAACGAAGATAATAAAGACGGCGAGGATAAAGAGGATAAAAAGGACAAAGGTGATGAGGAAGATGAGAATGGTAAGCCTGAGGACAAAAACAAAGATCAAGGTAAGGGCGATCAAGAAAAAGAGCAGCCACAACCACAACAAGGACAATTGTCTCCTCAACAAATAAACAGCCTTTTAGAAGCCATGAGCAATCAAGAGCAGAAAATTCAGGAAAAGATGAATGAAGAAAAACAAAAAGGTGTTATTATAAAAACCGATAAAGACTGGTAA
- a CDS encoding BatD family protein, with protein sequence MKLKTHISILLLLISSIAFSQVKFEAKVSKTKLGVNERLQVNFEMNQDGDNFSPPDFTGFTVVGGPSQSVSNSWINGKRTYSKTYSYFLAPKSQGSFTIAQAEISIDGNIYKTLPINIEVTAAIDKPTDPNDPNYIASENVHLVAEISNSNPYLNEAVTVVYKFYYSSEVNVTNLSDVDTPKYNDFWSHDIPVTEYNRQRGTYEGEDYNYVIYRKAVLYPQKTGKLEIEPLTIDVTVQVPTNRRDIFGSRLMTRANKRISAGNRTINVKPLPEIGKPVDFTGAVGDFSFKVTTSKTALDASESLQATVEVKGKGNLKLFNLPKMSLPSSLEVYEPEHSENVQTNLSGMQGSISDSYTLVPQYKGKYPIPSISFSYFDLRTETYKRLNSEEIIIDVENGPLSNQVANNTSGISNNGKQSVVLNNDQFAFIKTKTNFIPINTTHFFKTTGFWGALLLPFLAIPLAIVIRKTKAARNADAFGNKIRKADKLARKYLSHAKKALGQKEAFYIALEKALHNYLKAKLHIETADLSKDKIETLLAERQVEVEIIKDFKSLLESCELARYTPMDIITMQEDYDKAAKTISLIDKQAR encoded by the coding sequence ATGAAATTAAAAACACACATATCAATATTACTATTACTAATTTCAAGTATTGCTTTTTCACAAGTAAAATTTGAAGCTAAAGTAAGCAAAACAAAACTTGGAGTTAACGAGCGTTTGCAAGTAAATTTTGAAATGAATCAAGATGGCGATAATTTTAGTCCTCCAGATTTCACTGGTTTTACTGTGGTGGGTGGTCCAAGTCAATCTGTAAGTAATTCATGGATTAATGGAAAAAGAACCTATTCAAAAACTTATAGCTATTTTTTAGCACCCAAAAGCCAAGGAAGTTTTACCATTGCTCAAGCTGAAATTTCTATTGATGGGAATATATATAAAACACTCCCTATTAATATTGAAGTTACAGCAGCAATTGATAAGCCAACAGATCCTAATGATCCTAATTATATTGCTTCAGAAAATGTGCATTTAGTTGCCGAAATTTCTAATTCAAATCCATATTTGAATGAGGCTGTTACTGTGGTTTATAAATTTTATTATTCTTCTGAGGTAAATGTTACAAATCTGAGTGATGTTGATACGCCCAAATACAATGATTTTTGGAGTCATGATATTCCAGTCACGGAATATAATAGACAGAGAGGAACTTATGAAGGAGAGGATTATAATTATGTGATATATAGAAAAGCAGTATTATATCCTCAAAAAACGGGTAAATTAGAAATTGAGCCTTTAACAATAGATGTTACCGTGCAAGTTCCAACCAACCGACGCGATATTTTTGGAAGTCGCTTAATGACCAGAGCTAATAAGAGGATTTCTGCAGGTAATAGAACTATTAACGTCAAACCTTTGCCAGAAATAGGGAAACCAGTTGATTTTACTGGAGCTGTGGGTGATTTCAGTTTCAAGGTAACAACTTCAAAAACGGCTTTAGATGCTTCGGAGTCCTTACAAGCAACTGTTGAGGTTAAAGGAAAGGGAAATTTAAAATTGTTCAACCTACCAAAAATGTCTTTGCCAAGTTCATTGGAAGTCTATGAGCCTGAGCATTCTGAAAATGTGCAAACTAATTTAAGTGGTATGCAAGGTAGCATTTCAGACAGTTATACGTTAGTGCCACAATACAAAGGAAAGTATCCAATACCAAGTATTTCTTTTTCTTATTTTGATTTAAGAACGGAAACGTATAAACGCCTCAATTCAGAAGAAATAATCATTGATGTTGAAAATGGACCGTTGAGTAATCAAGTTGCAAATAATACAAGCGGAATATCAAATAATGGTAAGCAAAGTGTGGTTTTAAATAATGATCAATTTGCATTTATAAAAACAAAAACCAATTTTATTCCAATAAACACAACTCATTTTTTTAAGACCACAGGATTTTGGGGCGCATTATTATTACCCTTTTTAGCCATTCCATTAGCTATAGTTATAAGAAAAACTAAAGCAGCAAGAAATGCAGATGCATTTGGTAATAAAATACGTAAAGCAGATAAATTGGCTAGAAAGTACTTAAGCCATGCTAAAAAAGCTTTAGGTCAAAAGGAAGCGTTTTACATAGCTTTAGAAAAAGCACTTCATAATTATTTAAAAGCTAAATTACATATTGAAACTGCTGATTTAAGTAAAGATAAAATAGAAACCTTATTAGCAGAACGTCAGGTAGAAGTAGAGATTATAAAAGATTTTAAATCTTTGTTAGAAAGTTGTGAGTTGGCTCGTTATACGCCAATGGATATTATAACGATGCAAGAGGATTATGATAAGGCAGCAAAAACCATTTCTTTAATTGATAAACAAGCACGATAA
- a CDS encoding tetratricopeptide repeat protein, which yields MKQTFYILILLFCSVLNAQNDVIFEKANTLYNEGKYAEAIDTYKNILDTKHHSAALYFNLANAHYKLNNIAPSIYYYEKALQLEPNDQDIKNNLAFANNMTIDAIDTVPEAGLKRLLNKTTNIMSFDTWAIMAIVSVFCSVILFLMYYFAYSTLKKRLSFIGSFVFLAWMLISLSFAFHNYNLVQKDKPAIIFANESKVKSEPNTRSEESFRLHEGTKVQVLETVDDWKKIKLADGKTGWIETKDIKAL from the coding sequence ATGAAGCAGACATTTTATATACTAATCCTTTTATTTTGCTCGGTTTTAAACGCTCAAAATGATGTGATTTTTGAAAAAGCTAATACCCTTTATAACGAAGGTAAATATGCAGAGGCTATTGATACGTATAAAAACATATTAGATACCAAACACCATTCAGCAGCGTTGTATTTTAATCTTGCAAATGCTCATTATAAATTAAATAATATTGCACCAAGTATATATTATTACGAAAAAGCACTGCAATTAGAGCCAAATGACCAAGACATTAAGAATAATTTGGCTTTTGCAAATAACATGACCATTGATGCTATTGATACTGTTCCAGAAGCTGGTTTAAAAAGGCTATTAAATAAAACCACAAATATCATGAGTTTTGATACTTGGGCTATAATGGCCATTGTAAGTGTATTTTGCTCTGTTATTTTATTTTTAATGTATTATTTTGCTTATTCTACATTAAAAAAGAGACTATCATTTATTGGTTCTTTTGTTTTTTTAGCGTGGATGCTAATATCACTTTCTTTTGCTTTTCATAATTATAATTTGGTTCAAAAAGATAAGCCTGCTATTATTTTTGCTAACGAAAGCAAAGTAAAAAGTGAACCAAATACACGAAGCGAAGAGTCTTTTAGATTACACGAAGGCACTAAAGTTCAGGTTTTAGAAACGGTAGATGACTGGAAAAAAATTAAACTCGCTGACGGTAAAACAGGTTGGATTGAAACAAAAGATATTAAAGCGCTTTAG
- a CDS encoding carbonic anhydrase: MNLEHVFQNNKKWIKDKLELNPDYFEDLGKGQNPELLFIGCSDSRVTAEELMGLGPGEVFVHRNIANMVISIDLNVMSVVNYAVEHLKVNHIVVCGHYACGGVHAAMQSEDLGILNPWLRNIRDVYRIHKDELNAIEDEEKKYDRLVELNVKEQCVNLIKTAAVQKAYRERGLIVHGWVFDVHTGKLIDLKINFEKYLKDIMEIYHLD; this comes from the coding sequence ATGAATTTAGAACACGTATTTCAGAATAATAAGAAATGGATTAAAGATAAATTAGAATTAAATCCAGATTATTTTGAAGACCTTGGTAAAGGGCAAAATCCAGAATTACTATTTATTGGATGTTCGGACAGTCGCGTTACAGCTGAAGAATTAATGGGGCTCGGGCCAGGTGAAGTCTTTGTTCATAGAAATATAGCCAATATGGTTATTAGCATTGACTTAAATGTTATGTCTGTTGTAAACTATGCTGTTGAGCATTTAAAAGTAAACCATATTGTGGTCTGTGGGCATTATGCTTGTGGTGGAGTTCATGCAGCTATGCAATCTGAAGATTTGGGTATTTTAAATCCGTGGTTGCGTAATATACGTGATGTATACCGTATTCATAAGGATGAATTAAATGCTATAGAAGATGAAGAAAAAAAATATGATAGATTGGTAGAGCTTAATGTTAAAGAACAATGCGTTAATCTTATTAAAACTGCAGCAGTGCAAAAAGCCTATAGAGAACGAGGTTTGATAGTACACGGTTGGGTGTTTGATGTACACACTGGAAAATTAATTGATTTAAAAATAAATTTTGAAAAGTATTTGAAAGATATCATGGAAATTTATCATTTAGATTAA